A genomic window from Nodosilinea sp. FACHB-141 includes:
- a CDS encoding cytosine deaminase — MNSTALPQFLQQAPAHYWLENARLPLACVDGSVTWNAIASLAAPPISEELVAAHLEIQDGQIAAIIPTSQPLDTDQPRWDLRQGLVWPCFADCHTHLDKGQTWFRNPNPDGTFASALKALETDHSHWSAADLYPRMSFGLRCSYAHGTQAVRTHLDCLNGQEEISFAVFDRLRQEWAGKIALQAVCLVSMDYYDRPEAEQLADTVARYGGVLGGVIYPQPGLEAQIDRTFELAEARGLDLDFHADESLDPQAEGLRVVAETKLRRGFAGQVNCGHCCSLSVQAGDRAKDTLALLKQAGISVVSLPMCNLYLQDRQPGRMPRYRGVTLLPELRQFEVAVALASDNCRDAFFAYGDHDMVEVFTQAVRIGQLDRPIGDWPQTITHVPAQIMGLDAGLIGTGRPADLVVFKARSFSELLSRPQGDRVVLRQGSPIDTTLPDYAELDAVVGVA, encoded by the coding sequence ATGAATTCAACCGCCTTGCCCCAGTTTTTGCAGCAGGCTCCGGCCCACTACTGGTTAGAAAATGCTCGGCTGCCCCTGGCCTGCGTCGACGGGTCGGTAACCTGGAATGCGATCGCATCCCTCGCCGCCCCGCCAATATCAGAAGAATTGGTCGCCGCCCATCTAGAAATTCAGGACGGGCAGATTGCGGCGATTATCCCCACCAGCCAGCCCCTTGACACCGACCAACCCCGGTGGGATCTGCGCCAGGGTTTGGTGTGGCCCTGCTTCGCCGACTGCCACACCCATCTAGACAAAGGCCAGACCTGGTTTCGCAATCCCAATCCCGATGGCACCTTTGCCTCGGCCCTCAAGGCTCTCGAAACCGACCACAGCCACTGGAGCGCCGCAGATCTCTACCCCCGTATGAGCTTTGGCCTGCGGTGCAGCTATGCTCACGGCACCCAGGCCGTCAGAACCCATCTGGATTGTTTGAATGGGCAGGAGGAAATTAGCTTTGCGGTCTTCGATCGGTTGCGGCAGGAGTGGGCGGGCAAAATCGCGCTCCAGGCCGTGTGCCTGGTGTCGATGGACTACTACGACCGCCCCGAGGCCGAACAGCTGGCGGATACCGTTGCCCGATATGGCGGCGTTTTAGGTGGAGTAATCTATCCTCAACCCGGCCTGGAAGCTCAGATCGATCGCACCTTTGAGCTGGCTGAGGCCCGGGGCTTAGACCTCGATTTTCACGCCGATGAGAGTCTTGATCCCCAGGCCGAAGGCTTGCGGGTGGTAGCCGAGACCAAACTGCGGCGAGGGTTTGCTGGGCAGGTCAACTGCGGCCATTGCTGTAGTTTGTCGGTGCAGGCGGGCGATCGCGCCAAAGACACCTTGGCTCTGCTCAAGCAAGCGGGCATCAGCGTTGTCAGCCTGCCGATGTGCAACCTCTACCTGCAAGATCGCCAGCCGGGCCGCATGCCCCGCTATCGCGGCGTCACCCTGCTGCCCGAGCTGCGCCAGTTTGAGGTGGCTGTGGCCCTGGCCAGCGACAACTGCCGCGACGCCTTCTTTGCCTACGGCGACCACGACATGGTGGAGGTGTTTACCCAGGCGGTGCGCATTGGCCAACTCGATCGCCCAATTGGCGACTGGCCCCAGACAATCACCCACGTCCCGGCTCAAATTATGGGTTTAGATGCGGGGCTGATTGGGACTGGCCGCCCAGCGGATCTAGTGGTGTTTAAGGCTCGCAGCTTTAGCGAGTTGCTGTCGCGACCCCAGGGCGATCGCGTCGTTTTGCGCCAGGGTAGCCCTATCGACACCACCCTACCCGACTACGCCGAACTCGATGCAGTGGTGGGAGTTGCCTAA
- a CDS encoding DnaJ C-terminal domain-containing protein — MAATGFKDYYAVLGVNRTASADEIKQSFRKLARKYHPDVNPNDKAAEAKFKEVSEAYEVLSDADKRKKYDQYGQYWQQASRAGAGAPYGNPGDMGGFDFSNYGSFDEFINELLGRFATPGGGSARSYPYGTPGGGAAGPGFGYETAPNQSFDQEANIRLTFSEAFHGAQKRLRIGNDNVEVRIPPGAKQGSKIRLKGKGPISPYTKQPADIYLVVQLEGHSFFTLEGDSLTAEVPITPDEAVLGGKIDVPTPDGSVTMNLPGGTRSGQTLRLRGKGWPRPKGDRGDLLIKVVITPPASLSDAERQLYEKIRDSRTTNPRQSLTNTRL, encoded by the coding sequence ATGGCTGCTACGGGCTTTAAAGACTACTACGCGGTGCTGGGGGTCAATCGCACGGCAAGTGCCGACGAGATCAAGCAGTCTTTTCGCAAGCTGGCCCGCAAGTACCACCCCGACGTTAACCCCAATGACAAAGCCGCCGAGGCCAAGTTTAAAGAGGTGAGCGAAGCCTACGAGGTGCTCTCCGACGCCGATAAGCGTAAAAAGTATGACCAGTACGGTCAATACTGGCAGCAAGCCAGCCGCGCCGGGGCCGGTGCCCCCTACGGCAACCCCGGCGACATGGGCGGCTTTGACTTTAGCAACTACGGCAGCTTTGACGAGTTCATCAACGAGCTGTTGGGTCGTTTTGCCACCCCAGGCGGCGGCAGTGCCCGCTCCTATCCCTACGGGACGCCCGGCGGTGGGGCAGCCGGGCCTGGGTTTGGATACGAAACCGCCCCAAACCAATCCTTCGACCAAGAGGCCAACATTCGCCTCACCTTTAGCGAAGCTTTCCACGGTGCCCAGAAGCGCCTGCGCATCGGCAACGACAATGTGGAAGTACGCATTCCGCCAGGAGCCAAGCAGGGCAGCAAAATTCGCCTCAAGGGCAAGGGGCCAATCAGCCCCTACACCAAGCAGCCCGCTGATATTTATTTGGTGGTGCAGCTAGAGGGGCACAGCTTCTTTACCCTTGAGGGCGATAGCCTCACGGCTGAAGTGCCCATTACCCCCGACGAGGCGGTGCTGGGCGGCAAGATTGATGTGCCGACCCCCGATGGCAGCGTGACCATGAACCTACCCGGGGGCACTCGCTCGGGTCAAACTCTGCGGCTACGGGGCAAGGGCTGGCCTCGCCCCAAGGGCGATCGCGGCGATCTGCTGATTAAAGTTGTGATTACACCTCCAGCAAGCCTCAGCGACGCCGAGCGCCAGTTGTACGAAAAAATTCGCGACAGCCGCACGACGAACCCACGTCAGAGCCTGACCAATACGCGCCTGTAA
- a CDS encoding DUF4149 domain-containing protein, producing MNSLSHPIAKPTPWVGAVLFALMFWFSSSLLMDFVIMPGLFVGGMMSQPDFGSAGYAMFWVFNRLELLCAGVILTGLLAARQSRPQRPVVASGLRSRWAVELGLGLLALTLVLTYAIAPAMAALGASLDPFAATVEVPGAMNQMHGVYFALEAVKLLGCGALLSLLYGDLSRAEEL from the coding sequence ATGAATTCGCTATCTCACCCTATCGCTAAGCCCACTCCCTGGGTCGGGGCAGTTTTGTTCGCCCTCATGTTTTGGTTCAGCAGCAGCCTGCTGATGGACTTTGTTATCATGCCCGGGCTATTTGTTGGCGGTATGATGAGCCAGCCCGATTTTGGCTCGGCGGGCTACGCGATGTTTTGGGTGTTTAACCGTCTCGAGCTGCTGTGCGCTGGCGTCATTTTAACCGGTCTATTGGCAGCCCGCCAGTCGCGCCCCCAGCGACCCGTAGTCGCTAGTGGCCTGCGCAGCCGTTGGGCTGTAGAGCTTGGGCTAGGCCTGTTAGCCCTCACTCTGGTGCTGACCTATGCGATCGCCCCCGCCATGGCTGCCCTGGGTGCCTCCCTCGACCCCTTTGCCGCCACCGTTGAAGTGCCCGGTGCTATGAATCAGATGCACGGAGTGTACTTTGCCTTAGAAGCTGTCAAGCTGCTGGGCTGTGGTGCGCTGCTCAGCCTGCTCTATGGCGACCTCAGCCGCGCTGAGGAACTGTAG
- a CDS encoding HAD family phosphatase translates to MAITHIVFDMGGVLIELQWLDRVKDLLGRPLTIEEIHRLWVSAPSVVDFESGRTDFDTFAAAFVQDFGLAIAPAIVKHEFLEIVRAPLPQCNDMLAALKPRYHLSLLSNTNPAHYERLRDRYNFFDYFDQLFLSYKIGLIKPSTAVFEHVLSALDASADSVAFFDDGARNVEAACTLGIHAYRVDSPAEVMAVVESFS, encoded by the coding sequence ATGGCCATTACGCACATTGTGTTTGATATGGGTGGGGTGCTGATCGAGCTACAGTGGCTCGACCGGGTTAAAGATCTGCTGGGTCGCCCCCTCACCATTGAGGAAATTCACCGCCTCTGGGTCAGCGCTCCCTCTGTCGTCGATTTTGAGAGCGGCCGTACCGACTTCGATACCTTTGCCGCCGCCTTTGTGCAGGACTTTGGTTTAGCGATCGCCCCCGCAATCGTCAAGCATGAGTTTTTAGAAATCGTGCGGGCGCCACTGCCCCAGTGCAACGACATGCTTGCTGCCCTTAAACCCCGCTACCATCTGTCACTGCTATCGAACACCAACCCCGCCCACTACGAGCGACTGCGCGATCGCTACAACTTCTTTGACTACTTCGATCAGCTATTTTTGTCCTACAAGATTGGTCTGATTAAGCCCAGTACAGCCGTCTTTGAGCATGTGCTATCGGCGCTTGATGCCTCCGCCGACAGCGTAGCCTTCTTCGACGACGGAGCCCGCAATGTCGAGGCAGCCTGCACCCTTGGCATTCACGCCTACCGAGTCGACTCTCCAGCCGAAGTCATGGCCGTGGTAGAAAGCTTCTCCTAG
- the sodX gene encoding nickel-type superoxide dismutase maturation protease — translation MENNLSNSLQPPSQLRHSQLTDLVLWLLRQRRRFRVVGTSMLPLLEPGVEVLIDPFAYRQQRPQPGDLVVADHPRQPGLLLLKWVVYVDANGCFLQGLNAMESTDSRKFGLVPWVGLVGQVVCRLP, via the coding sequence GTGGAAAATAACCTCAGCAATTCCCTACAGCCGCCGTCGCAGTTGCGCCATAGTCAGCTCACCGATCTGGTGCTCTGGCTGTTGCGCCAGCGACGGCGGTTTCGCGTTGTGGGAACTTCGATGTTGCCCCTGTTAGAGCCGGGTGTAGAGGTGTTAATCGACCCCTTTGCCTACCGACAGCAGCGTCCCCAGCCAGGGGATCTGGTGGTGGCCGACCATCCTCGCCAGCCGGGACTGCTGCTGCTTAAGTGGGTGGTTTATGTTGATGCCAACGGCTGTTTCTTGCAAGGACTGAATGCGATGGAGAGCACCGACAGCCGCAAATTTGGCTTGGTGCCTTGGGTGGGACTGGTGGGTCAGGTTGTCTGCCGGCTGCCCTGA
- the sodN gene encoding superoxide dismutase, Ni: MLNQAIAKLQAWFPAAAVHAHCDGPCGVYDPSSARIAAEAVLSMTKKLVDLEVPAGGDKAASVAYHNTFARYTAIKEEQAQITKDELLVLWTDYFKPVHLEQFPDLHDTFWKAAKLCSACKVEVSVQHANELMEAVQKIHGIFWATKNRDVSWYTAS; this comes from the coding sequence ATGCTCAACCAAGCAATTGCCAAGCTACAGGCATGGTTCCCCGCCGCTGCCGTCCACGCGCACTGCGATGGCCCCTGCGGCGTTTACGATCCCTCCTCGGCTCGCATTGCCGCCGAAGCTGTGCTGTCGATGACCAAAAAGCTGGTGGACCTTGAGGTGCCTGCCGGTGGCGATAAGGCCGCTTCCGTTGCCTACCACAACACCTTCGCTCGCTATACCGCCATTAAAGAAGAGCAGGCTCAAATCACCAAAGATGAGCTGCTGGTGCTGTGGACTGACTACTTTAAGCCCGTCCACCTAGAGCAGTTCCCTGACCTGCATGACACCTTCTGGAAAGCCGCTAAACTCTGCTCTGCCTGCAAAGTCGAAGTCAGCGTGCAGCACGCCAACGAGCTGATGGAAGCCGTGCAGAAAATCCACGGCATCTTCTGGGCAACCAAGAACCGTGATGTGTCTTGGTACACCGCTAGCTAG
- a CDS encoding DNA/RNA non-specific endonuclease: MTFSRLRPWSRLLLVALALGLAGCGNLLSMINWVAPVDVSTLPPCIDDDCNCGDFASQPRAQAVLDAFGGDPYSLDGDGNGRACELLPAETPAADPPAPPSSNPHLALGNPSQAATTNPNNYLIQRDQYVLSYSRDRNGLNWASWEVDAAWLGSTDRQDNFRPDGALPAGFYQVTPNDYRGSGYDRGHVVPSGDRTSSVSNNAATFLMTNIIPQAPDNNRGTWRELEEYGRSLVYQYDHSLHVFAGAYGSQGNIGNRAIAIPSRLWKIIVVYDRLPNGDLGIGSDSQIIAVDLPNSNQVSPDWRRYQTSVQRIEIATGHSFFENLPAELQAVLKARTSDAPP, encoded by the coding sequence ATGACATTTTCTCGGCTGCGTCCCTGGAGCCGATTGTTGCTTGTGGCCCTGGCGCTAGGGCTGGCTGGCTGTGGGAACCTGCTGTCAATGATCAATTGGGTTGCCCCTGTGGATGTATCGACCCTGCCTCCCTGTATCGATGACGACTGCAACTGTGGCGACTTCGCTAGCCAGCCTCGGGCTCAAGCGGTACTCGATGCTTTCGGGGGCGACCCCTACAGTCTCGACGGTGATGGCAACGGTCGAGCCTGCGAACTACTGCCTGCTGAAACACCGGCGGCCGATCCACCGGCCCCACCCTCTAGCAACCCCCATTTAGCGCTGGGCAACCCCAGCCAGGCGGCGACCACCAACCCCAACAACTATTTAATTCAGCGTGATCAGTATGTACTCAGCTACAGCCGCGATCGCAACGGGCTTAACTGGGCCAGTTGGGAAGTAGATGCCGCCTGGCTGGGCTCCACCGATCGCCAAGACAACTTTCGCCCCGACGGGGCGCTGCCCGCTGGGTTTTACCAGGTTACCCCCAACGACTATCGGGGCAGCGGATACGATCGCGGCCATGTAGTGCCATCCGGCGATCGCACCAGCAGCGTGAGCAACAATGCTGCCACCTTTTTGATGACCAACATCATTCCCCAAGCCCCTGACAACAACCGTGGCACCTGGCGGGAACTGGAAGAATACGGGCGATCGCTGGTTTACCAGTACGACCACAGCCTGCACGTGTTTGCTGGAGCCTACGGCAGCCAGGGCAACATCGGCAACCGAGCCATTGCTATACCTTCCCGCCTATGGAAAATTATTGTGGTGTACGATCGCCTCCCCAATGGGGACTTAGGCATTGGCAGTGACAGTCAAATAATTGCCGTTGATCTGCCCAACAGCAACCAGGTCAGCCCTGACTGGCGTCGCTACCAAACCTCGGTTCAGCGCATTGAAATAGCCACTGGCCATAGCTTCTTTGAGAATCTACCCGCCGAGCTTCAGGCCGTTCTTAAGGCCCGCACCAGCGATGCACCCCCGTGA
- a CDS encoding NYN domain-containing protein — protein MANRYGLKRLSIFVDGNNMFYAQQKNGWFFDPKRVLEYFLNLDGGATLVNAFWYTGLKDPQDQRGFRDALISLGYTVRTKILKEYYDDTSGRYSQKANLDIEIAIDMFNTVDQYDEVVLFSGDGDFERAIELLRSKNTHITVVSTEGMIARELRNATDRYIDLNSVRKYIEKD, from the coding sequence ATGGCAAATAGATACGGCTTGAAGCGTTTGTCGATTTTTGTAGACGGCAATAATATGTTCTACGCCCAGCAAAAAAATGGCTGGTTTTTTGATCCCAAGCGGGTACTTGAATATTTTCTTAACCTTGACGGTGGGGCTACCCTAGTAAACGCCTTTTGGTACACCGGGCTGAAAGATCCACAGGACCAGCGCGGTTTTCGGGATGCGCTGATCAGCCTCGGCTACACCGTGCGAACCAAAATTCTCAAGGAGTATTACGACGATACCTCTGGACGATACTCCCAAAAAGCCAATCTCGATATTGAGATTGCCATCGACATGTTCAACACCGTAGATCAATACGACGAAGTCGTTCTCTTTAGCGGCGACGGCGACTTTGAGCGGGCCATTGAACTGCTGCGCTCAAAAAACACCCACATAACCGTTGTCTCGACGGAGGGGATGATTGCCCGTGAACTGCGCAACGCCACCGATCGCTACATCGACCTCAACAGCGTTCGTAAGTATATCGAGAAAGACTAA
- a CDS encoding glycoside hydrolase family 2 protein produces the protein MNFFGKCLEEEYPCDLTPSLQAQASSGYPRPQLQRSQWTSLDGTWKFTYDDEGHFARPSDVTSWGQNIEVPFAPESIRSGIHDTGFHPNCWYEREFEVSAEGDRVLLHFGAVDYRARVWVNGQFMVDHEGGHTPFSMDITSVLCPDGKQRVTVWAEDDPYDLAKPRGKQDWQREPHSIWYPRTSGIWQTVWLEKVPATYIDRIKWTPHFERWEIGFEGFVSGDLQREMHLKVRLTVGKQLLVNDMYEVLNGEIHRRIALSDPGIDDYRNTLLWSPEKPTLIDAQIQLWCQGQLVDEVTSYTAMRTVNIQRDRFMLNGHPYYLRLVLDQGYWEDTLMTAPSNEALRRDVELVKQMGFNGVRKHQKIEDPRFLYWADVLGLMVWEEMPSAYRFSPKAVERLTKEWTEVIERDASHPCIVVWVPFNESWGVPDLTATPAHRHCVQALYHLTKTLDPTRPVIGNDGWESTATDILAIHDYDTQSHSLAKRYGPEVKLADLFDRQRPGGRVLTLDGYPHQGQPIMLTEFGGIACTKPEEQSSTWGYARSDNALEFQRQYAELLQTVNQVEMFSGFCYTQLTDTFQEANGLLYIDRTPKFPIWAIASATLGRGMGEDAPSMLQEPVKVAQAHIEHALSDALEARWAQPHPVQPVTHCGGNNCA, from the coding sequence ATGAATTTCTTCGGTAAATGTCTTGAAGAAGAATATCCCTGCGACTTAACCCCCAGCCTTCAGGCGCAGGCAAGCTCAGGATACCCCCGTCCTCAGCTACAGCGTTCTCAGTGGACTTCCCTGGATGGCACCTGGAAGTTTACCTACGATGATGAAGGGCACTTTGCACGACCCAGTGATGTTACATCGTGGGGTCAGAATATCGAAGTTCCGTTCGCTCCCGAATCTATCCGGAGTGGTATTCACGACACGGGATTTCATCCAAATTGCTGGTATGAGCGAGAGTTTGAGGTGTCCGCAGAGGGCGATCGCGTCCTTCTCCATTTTGGCGCTGTCGATTACCGGGCGCGGGTGTGGGTAAACGGCCAGTTCATGGTTGACCACGAGGGTGGCCACACCCCCTTCTCGATGGATATTACTTCGGTATTGTGCCCGGACGGCAAGCAAAGAGTAACCGTATGGGCAGAAGACGACCCCTATGATTTAGCGAAACCACGGGGTAAGCAAGACTGGCAGCGGGAACCCCACAGCATTTGGTATCCCCGTACTAGCGGCATCTGGCAAACGGTGTGGTTGGAAAAAGTTCCCGCCACCTATATCGACCGCATTAAATGGACACCCCATTTCGAGCGCTGGGAAATCGGCTTCGAAGGGTTTGTCTCTGGCGACCTGCAAAGGGAAATGCACCTGAAAGTGCGGTTGACGGTGGGCAAACAACTCCTAGTCAACGACATGTATGAGGTGCTAAACGGTGAAATTCACCGCCGTATTGCCCTATCTGACCCCGGTATCGATGACTATCGCAACACCTTGCTCTGGAGTCCTGAGAAGCCGACGCTGATTGATGCTCAGATTCAACTCTGGTGTCAGGGGCAGTTGGTGGACGAGGTGACCTCCTATACCGCCATGCGGACGGTGAATATTCAGCGCGATCGCTTCATGCTCAACGGGCATCCCTACTACCTGCGGCTGGTGCTCGATCAGGGCTACTGGGAAGACACGTTGATGACGGCCCCTTCCAATGAAGCCCTGCGCCGGGACGTGGAACTAGTCAAGCAGATGGGCTTCAACGGCGTGCGTAAGCACCAGAAAATTGAAGATCCCCGCTTCCTTTACTGGGCCGACGTGCTGGGGCTGATGGTATGGGAAGAAATGCCCAGTGCCTACCGCTTTAGCCCTAAGGCAGTAGAACGGTTGACGAAGGAGTGGACAGAGGTCATCGAACGGGATGCCAGCCATCCCTGCATTGTGGTCTGGGTGCCCTTTAACGAGTCTTGGGGTGTGCCCGACTTGACCGCGACTCCGGCCCACCGTCACTGTGTCCAAGCGTTGTATCACCTGACTAAAACCCTCGATCCGACCCGTCCAGTGATCGGGAATGATGGTTGGGAAAGTACGGCCACGGATATTTTGGCGATCCACGACTACGACACTCAATCCCATAGTTTGGCAAAACGCTATGGGCCCGAGGTGAAGTTGGCGGATCTGTTCGATCGCCAGCGTCCTGGCGGTCGGGTGCTGACCCTAGACGGCTACCCTCACCAAGGACAGCCGATCATGCTGACGGAGTTTGGCGGCATTGCCTGCACTAAACCTGAAGAGCAGAGCAGCACCTGGGGCTATGCGCGCTCGGATAATGCACTGGAGTTTCAGCGACAGTATGCGGAGCTGCTGCAAACGGTGAATCAGGTGGAAATGTTCAGCGGTTTCTGCTACACCCAGCTGACAGATACCTTCCAGGAGGCAAACGGGCTGTTGTACATCGATCGCACGCCAAAGTTCCCCATTTGGGCGATCGCATCTGCCACTTTAGGTAGGGGGATGGGAGAGGATGCCCCGTCTATGCTGCAAGAGCCTGTAAAAGTAGCCCAGGCCCACATAGAACATGCACTCTCAGACGCTCTTGAAGCCAGATGGGCGCAACCTCACCCTGTACAGCCGGTCACCCATTGCGGCGGGAATAACTGCGCCTAG